The Shewanella mangrovisoli genome has a window encoding:
- a CDS encoding family 43 glycosylhydrolase, which translates to MTHTINKRMATLALAMGLSATCLGAGNLHAAESAKGADENRITAATFANPLFRNGADPWLEYHNGNYYLTTTTWTSELVMRKSPTIAGLADAPAHNIWSGTDKSNCCNFWAFEFHPLQTAQGLRWYVIYTSGVAENFDGQRNHILESEGSDPMGPYKFKGTPMPDHWNIDGSYLEYKGQLYFLWSEWHGQDQVNLIAKMSNPWTVEGEHKVITAPLHDWEKSGLNVNEGPEIIQHEGRTFLVHSASFCNTEDYSLAVVELTGDDPMDPAAWTKYDKPFFSKANGVYGPGHHGFFKSPDGKEDWLIYHGNSSASDGCSGTRAARAQPFTWDNKGLPKFGEPMADKKQLPVPSGEFGPITTQVEGVKYRIVSREVGQCLVTNAKGQVSVGKCEDDSSQWVIDPSNDGLYRFANVGQGTFLTQAQCQDESSTALNTAPWVASRCQRWSVDSTREGWFRFANDRSTGNLQVKNCSKKAGAEVIAGENRVSECTDWRIEPVSTFAIVNAHSGRVVSAEQCQLKPNANVAQFEYTGDACQQWQAMPTTDGFYRLQSIQRSNNKAQQCLVTNEGNLELGVCTAIDSEFRSELMPNGSLRLVSRKGGSSMKVANGSYANGDNIVEDVWKNTISQQFYFREVK; encoded by the coding sequence ATGACTCACACAATCAACAAACGAATGGCTACGCTTGCGCTGGCCATGGGACTTAGTGCGACCTGCTTGGGGGCAGGTAACCTACATGCCGCAGAGAGTGCGAAGGGCGCGGATGAAAACCGCATTACCGCAGCGACCTTTGCCAATCCGTTATTTCGAAATGGAGCCGATCCTTGGCTCGAATACCACAATGGTAACTATTATCTCACCACCACCACGTGGACCTCTGAGCTGGTGATGCGTAAATCGCCCACCATTGCAGGGCTTGCCGATGCGCCAGCCCACAATATTTGGAGTGGCACAGATAAATCCAACTGCTGTAACTTTTGGGCGTTCGAATTCCACCCTCTGCAAACTGCGCAGGGATTACGTTGGTATGTGATTTACACCTCGGGCGTGGCAGAAAACTTCGATGGCCAGCGTAACCATATCCTCGAGAGTGAAGGCAGTGACCCTATGGGGCCATACAAGTTTAAGGGCACGCCAATGCCCGACCACTGGAATATCGACGGCAGCTATTTGGAGTATAAAGGCCAGTTATATTTCCTCTGGTCCGAATGGCATGGCCAAGATCAAGTTAACTTGATTGCCAAGATGAGCAACCCTTGGACCGTCGAGGGCGAACATAAGGTGATCACAGCGCCCCTTCACGACTGGGAAAAATCAGGCTTAAACGTCAACGAAGGCCCTGAAATCATCCAGCATGAGGGCAGAACCTTCTTAGTTCACTCGGCAAGCTTTTGTAATACTGAGGATTATTCCTTAGCCGTGGTTGAACTCACCGGTGACGATCCTATGGATCCCGCTGCATGGACTAAGTACGACAAACCTTTCTTTAGCAAAGCCAATGGCGTCTATGGCCCTGGCCACCATGGTTTCTTCAAGTCTCCCGATGGGAAAGAAGATTGGCTCATTTACCATGGCAACTCCTCAGCCTCCGACGGCTGTAGCGGCACCCGTGCGGCACGTGCTCAACCCTTTACATGGGATAACAAAGGCTTGCCTAAATTTGGCGAACCGATGGCGGATAAAAAACAACTGCCTGTCCCAAGTGGCGAGTTTGGTCCGATAACCACCCAAGTGGAAGGCGTGAAATACCGCATCGTGAGCCGTGAGGTGGGTCAATGCCTAGTGACCAATGCCAAGGGGCAGGTCAGTGTCGGTAAGTGCGAAGATGACAGCAGCCAATGGGTAATTGACCCGAGTAACGATGGTCTATACCGCTTTGCTAATGTGGGTCAGGGAACCTTTTTAACCCAGGCTCAGTGCCAAGATGAGTCTTCAACGGCACTGAATACTGCGCCTTGGGTCGCCTCCCGTTGTCAGCGTTGGTCGGTGGATTCGACCCGTGAAGGCTGGTTCCGTTTCGCAAACGATCGCTCCACCGGCAATCTGCAGGTGAAAAACTGCAGTAAAAAGGCTGGCGCCGAGGTGATTGCCGGGGAAAACCGTGTCAGTGAATGCACCGATTGGCGGATTGAGCCAGTCTCAACATTTGCCATAGTCAACGCCCATAGCGGCCGAGTGGTCAGCGCCGAACAATGTCAGCTTAAACCTAATGCCAATGTGGCTCAGTTTGAATACACCGGCGATGCCTGTCAGCAGTGGCAAGCCATGCCGACAACCGATGGATTTTACCGTCTACAATCCATCCAACGTTCAAACAACAAGGCGCAACAATGCCTTGTGACCAACGAAGGTAATCTGGAGCTAGGGGTTTGTACTGCAATCGACAGCGAGTTCCGTAGCGAGTTGATGCCTAATGGCTCATTAAGGCTAGTGTCCCGTAAGGGCGGTTCGTCGATGAAAGTGGCCAATGGCTCCTATGCCAATGGCGATAACATAGTGGAAGACGTGTGGAAAAACACCATTTCACAACAGTTCTATTTTAGAGAGGTGAAATAA
- a CDS encoding sulfite exporter TauE/SafE family protein, which produces MHTAWFDFTLIPIDIFALLTITAAFTSFFTACFGIGGGVMLLGVMAQVLPPQVIIPLHGVVQLGSNLGRALLGWQHVQWWLISRFLPGALVGAALGSLVLVALPPKVMYLTIALFILYSCWGPKIPRVVQGTVGTIIAGAVTTFISLFVGATGPLVAAFIKQLEVDRFRTVATFAMAMSLQHGVKIIVFEGLDIPILPWWPLLLCMILSGALGTWLGFKMLARVTDKHFGVAFNWVLTLLAIRLLWQALVG; this is translated from the coding sequence ATGCATACCGCTTGGTTCGACTTTACGCTGATCCCTATCGATATCTTTGCCCTGCTGACTATTACTGCGGCGTTTACTTCGTTTTTTACCGCATGCTTCGGGATTGGTGGTGGCGTAATGTTATTAGGCGTGATGGCGCAAGTTCTTCCGCCCCAAGTGATTATTCCCCTCCACGGCGTGGTGCAATTGGGCTCGAATTTGGGTCGCGCACTATTAGGTTGGCAGCATGTGCAGTGGTGGCTTATCAGTCGTTTCTTACCCGGCGCGCTCGTTGGCGCCGCCTTGGGGAGCTTAGTGTTAGTCGCATTGCCGCCGAAAGTCATGTACCTCACCATCGCCCTGTTTATTTTGTACTCCTGCTGGGGACCGAAAATCCCCCGTGTGGTGCAGGGAACCGTCGGAACGATAATAGCTGGTGCTGTCACAACCTTTATTTCGTTATTTGTCGGCGCGACAGGCCCCTTAGTGGCGGCCTTTATCAAACAACTAGAGGTTGACCGTTTTCGCACAGTCGCGACCTTTGCGATGGCGATGTCCCTGCAACATGGCGTCAAAATTATCGTTTTTGAGGGGCTGGATATTCCTATCCTGCCGTGGTGGCCGCTGCTACTTTGCATGATTTTAAGCGGCGCCTTGGGAACCTGGCTTGGCTTTAAGATGTTAGCGCGGGTGACGGATAAGCATTTTGGCGTCGCCTTTAATTGGGTGCTGACACTGCTGGCGATACGTTTATTGTGGCAGGCCTTAGTAGGATAA